The Lacticaseibacillus rhamnosus DNA window TTGCCCCAATCAAGCCCAAAATATGTCCGGGTTTTATTTCAAACGAAATTTTATGTAAAACTTGGTGTCGTCCAAACCATTTATCTAACTGTTCGACTTTTAGCATACTTAACCTCACAAACTTTTCGACAGGAGTTGAGGTAAAGTTATCACAGATCAGTTAAAAAGCCGCAACTTTTGACGAAAGAAAAAAATTAACGATATAATCGAGTGAGTTTCGACTTTAAGAAAAATGAGGTGACAGTCTATGCCGATCCATACTACAGGCCAATTATTCAAAGAAATTCGCCTTGAACGCGGTCTTACCTTGACCGATGTCGCCGGTGATCTGAGCATCAGTACTGTCTCAAAATTTGAAAATGGGCACTCCGAGATTTCCGCAGAGAAGTTGATGCTGTTGCTTCAAAAGCTTGGCATGGATGCTACGGAGTTTTTCGAAATCCTTAGTTCAAAACAAAGTAGCAAAAGTTCTCCCGTAACACTTTCGCAAAGGGCTTTTGATAAACATCTGATGAAGCTTGCTCTTGAACAAGACGTTGATGGTCTAACACACTTCCGCAAGCAATTTACTAACTACTTTCAACAATCAGGAATCAGGCTCTACAAATTGCGCGAAATAATCGTTTCTGCAGTTTTGATTGATACGCGAGACACTCATACTTTACTGACACAGGCAGATTCAAAGTTTGTTAACGACTATTTAATGGCAAGAGATGTTTGGTACGAACTAGAGTACAGTCTTTATGGTGACTGTGTCTCTTTTCTACAACCCCAGGACTTTGATCAGTTGTACACTAAATTTTTAACCATTCATTTCTCGTTCCGTCAACGGCGAGATTACATCAATCTCTTTTTCCAGTCGTTTTATAATACTGCTGTCGCGCTATTCT harbors:
- a CDS encoding helix-turn-helix domain-containing protein; the protein is MPIHTTGQLFKEIRLERGLTLTDVAGDLSISTVSKFENGHSEISAEKLMLLLQKLGMDATEFFEILSSKQSSKSSPVTLSQRAFDKHLMKLALEQDVDGLTHFRKQFTNYFQQSGIRLYKLREIIVSAVLIDTRDTHTLLTQADSKFVNDYLMARDVWYELEYSLYGDCVSFLQPQDFDQLYTKFLTIHFSFRQRRDYINLFFQSFYNTAVALFYRQEYKKAIQTLNHLQDQQLPDNLFFIRLQLRLLKTVCQYKLTNSTETADELSELVKVIFKISPAFGRRWKSEFQFHEPVSDHT